A window of Paraburkholderia bryophila contains these coding sequences:
- a CDS encoding reprolysin-like metallopeptidase, translated as MPRALKRVFIYYALLLTGAFLLSTANAADTRVFWQDSDNLRNEKLKSRIEAGNPAQRRTLTLDFASLKLELAAIPINSEEITPRSKSSDVRLSLPLPEGGFSEFVLSDSGTVPPALAQRYPEIRSLKGRDGEGRTVRLDMSPQGMKAMVYDKDGAWLVQPVETLSGKVQNAPARGGQYWSFRRHSLPASDQPFHEHITDSASDHRLSDANRDASQSRTATGNIRRDYRIAVAAASAYTAKFGGTVAGGLAAISLMINRVNEIFEQDFNVHLTLVPNNDKLIYTKAANDPYLKGGDILLANVENLDRVIGASGFDLGHVVTTASGGVVGRIGNTCRNDPGKNNKAAGTTGRTNPVGDAFYVDFVSHELGHQFGAWHTFNRCGGGRTTLPGSALEPGSGSTIMGYAGMCLPAENLQDHSDPYFHAVSQAQVNAWISSKGGDCAVKSLNRGSAPTIEPLSLSAGGLDTLTIPSGTPFVLSGYATGSTRATMTYGWEQFDAGPVQGIVLKDDGVGPLFRSYLPNTSGERVFPRLAAVLGDEPLGKGEAYPATNRTLTFRLTARDTAQDTTASSDVTLNVLKTARPFAVTLPGRSATLSGGSVQSIGWDVASTDQAPISCAQVRIDLSLDGGYTYLPRPLAAAVPNTGSASVMLPRVSERTAKGRVRVSCIGNVFFAVSPSNIVIQ; from the coding sequence ATGCCGCGAGCGTTAAAACGCGTTTTCATTTATTACGCCCTGCTTTTAACCGGTGCCTTTCTGCTCTCTACCGCTAATGCAGCCGATACGCGCGTATTTTGGCAAGATTCAGACAATCTGAGAAACGAAAAGCTTAAATCAAGAATTGAAGCGGGAAATCCGGCACAACGACGGACTCTCACCCTGGATTTCGCCAGCTTAAAATTAGAATTAGCGGCCATTCCGATAAATTCCGAAGAAATAACGCCACGATCTAAATCGTCCGATGTTCGATTGTCTTTACCTTTACCTGAAGGCGGTTTTTCCGAGTTTGTCCTGTCCGATTCCGGAACCGTGCCGCCGGCGCTAGCCCAACGCTATCCGGAAATCCGCAGTCTGAAGGGCCGCGACGGCGAAGGACGCACCGTGCGTCTCGACATGTCGCCGCAAGGCATGAAAGCCATGGTGTACGACAAGGACGGCGCCTGGCTGGTGCAGCCCGTGGAAACGCTGAGCGGTAAGGTGCAAAACGCTCCGGCGCGCGGCGGACAATACTGGAGCTTCCGCCGTCATTCGCTTCCTGCTTCGGATCAGCCATTTCATGAACACATCACCGATTCCGCTTCCGACCATCGACTATCCGACGCGAACCGCGACGCGTCTCAGTCGCGCACCGCGACCGGCAATATTCGGCGCGATTATCGTATCGCCGTTGCGGCGGCCAGTGCCTATACCGCCAAATTCGGCGGCACGGTGGCCGGCGGGTTGGCGGCCATCAGCCTGATGATCAACCGCGTCAATGAAATATTCGAGCAGGACTTCAACGTGCATCTCACGTTGGTCCCCAACAATGACAAGCTTATTTATACGAAGGCCGCCAACGACCCCTACCTGAAAGGCGGCGATATATTGCTAGCCAACGTCGAGAATCTGGACCGTGTCATCGGCGCGTCCGGCTTCGATCTTGGGCACGTCGTCACCACGGCTAGCGGCGGCGTTGTCGGACGTATCGGCAATACCTGCCGCAACGATCCCGGTAAAAACAATAAGGCGGCCGGTACAACGGGACGGACTAATCCCGTGGGAGATGCGTTCTATGTCGATTTCGTCTCGCATGAGTTGGGGCATCAATTCGGCGCCTGGCATACCTTCAACCGCTGCGGCGGCGGAAGAACGACGCTGCCGGGCTCGGCGCTCGAACCCGGCAGCGGCTCCACGATCATGGGATACGCGGGCATGTGTCTGCCCGCGGAGAATCTGCAGGATCACTCGGATCCGTACTTCCATGCCGTCAGTCAGGCTCAGGTGAATGCCTGGATTTCATCGAAAGGCGGCGACTGCGCGGTTAAAAGTCTCAATCGGGGCAGCGCGCCGACCATCGAGCCGCTCAGTCTGTCGGCGGGCGGTCTCGACACGCTGACGATTCCCTCGGGTACCCCGTTCGTGCTGAGCGGGTACGCAACCGGAAGCACACGCGCAACGATGACGTATGGCTGGGAACAGTTCGATGCGGGCCCGGTGCAAGGCATCGTACTCAAAGACGACGGCGTGGGTCCGCTGTTCCGTTCCTACCTCCCTAATACCAGCGGCGAGCGCGTGTTCCCGCGCCTCGCGGCGGTCCTCGGTGACGAGCCGTTGGGCAAGGGAGAGGCTTACCCCGCCACGAACCGCACACTGACGTTCCGGTTGACGGCGCGCGATACCGCCCAGGACACTACCGCCAGCTCGGATGTCACGCTCAATGTGCTGAAGACCGCGCGTCCTTTTGCCGTGACCCTGCCGGGACGTTCCGCGACCTTATCCGGCGGCTCCGTCCAATCGATCGGCTGGGACGTCGCAAGCACCGACCAGGCGCCGATCTCGTGCGCCCAGGTGCGTATCGATCTGTCGCTGGATGGCGGGTACACCTATCTGCCGCGCCCGCTGGCCGCCGCCGTGCCGAACACCGGCAGCGCGTCCGTCATGCTGCCGCGCGTGAGCGAGCGGACCGCTAAAGGTCGCGTCAGGGTGAGTTGCATCGGCAATGTCTTCTTCGCGGTTTCACCTTCGAACATTGTTATCCAGTAA